The DNA segment TTGGGCTACACCATGGTTGTAAAGGTGGCGGATATGGTCTTCAATCAGGTAGATCCCATTTGGTTGGGCTACACCATGGTTGTAAAGGTGGCGGATATGGTCTTCAATCAGGTAGATCCCATTTGGTTGGGCTACACCATGGTTGTAAAGGTGGCGGATATGGTCTTCAATCAGGTAGATCCCATTTGGTTGGGCTACAACATGGTTGTAAAGGTGGCGGATATGGTCTTCAATCAGGTAGATCCCATTTGGTTGGGCTACACCATGGTTGTAAAGGTGGCGGATATGGTCTTCAATCAGGTAGATCCCATTTGGTTGGGCTACAACATGGTTGTAAAGGTGGCGGATATGGTCTTCAATCAGGTAGATCCCATTTGGTTGGGCTACAACATGGTTGTAAAGGTGGCGGATATGGTCTTCGATCAGGTAGATCCCATTTGGTTGGGCTACACCATGGTTGTAAAGGTGGCGGATATGGTCTTCGATCAGGTAGATCCCATTTGGTTGGGCTACACCATGGTTGTAAAGGTGGCGGATATGGTCTTCGATCAGGTAGATCCCATTTGGTTGGGCTACACCATGGTTGTAAAGGTGGCGGATATGGTCTTCGATCAGGTAGATCCCATTTGGTTGGGCTACACCATGGTTGGAAAGGTGGCAGATATGGTCTTCAATCAGGTAGATCCCATTTGGTTGGGCTACAACATGGTTGTAAAGGTGGCGGATATGGTCTTCAATCAGGTAGATCCCATTTGGTTGGGCTACAACATGGTTGTAAAGGTGGCGGATATGGTCTTCGATCAGGTAGATCCCATTTGGTTGGGCTACACCATGGTTGTAAAGGTGGCGGATATGGTCTTCGATCAGGTAGATCCCATTTGGTTGGGCTACACCATGGTTGTAAAGGTGGCGGATATGGTCTTCGATCAGGTAGATCCCATTTGGTTGAGCTACACCATGGTCTTCAATCAGGTAGATCCCATTTGGTTGGGCTACACCATGGTTGTAAAGGTGGCGGATATGGTCTTCAATCAGGTAGATCCCATTTGGTTGGGCTACACCATGGTTGTAAAGGTGGCGGATATGGTCTTCGATCAGGTAGATCCCATTTGGTTGGGCTACATCCTGGTTGTAAAGGTGGTGGATATGGTCTTCAATCAGGTAGATCCCATTTGGTTGGGCTACAACATGGTTGTAAAGGTGGCAGATATGGTCTTCGATCAGGTAGATCCCATTTGGTTGGGCTACATCCTGGTTGTAAAGGTGGCGGATATGGTCTTCAATCAGGTAGATCCCATTTGGTTGGGCTACAACATGGTTATAAAGGTGGCGGATATGGTCTTCGATCAGGTAGATCCCATTTGGTTGGGCTACACCCTGGTTGGAAAGGTGGCGGATATGGTCTTCAATCAGGTAGATCCCATTTGGTTGGGCTACAACATGGTTGTAAAGGTGGCGGATATGGTCTTCGATCAGGTAGATCCCATTTGGTTGGGCTACATCCTGGTTGTAAAGGTGGCGGATATGGTCTTCAATCAGGTAGATCCCATTTGGTTGGGCTACAACATGGTTTTAAAGGTGGCGGATATGGTCTTCGATCAGGTAGATCCCATTTGGTTGGGCTACACCATGGTTGGAAAGGTGGCAGATATGGTCTTCAATCAGGTAGATCCCATTTGGTTGGGCTACAACATGGTTGTAAAGGTGGCGGATATGGTCTTCAATCAGGTAGATCCCATTTGGTTGGGCTACACCATGGTTGTAAAGGTGGCGGATATGGTCTTCGATCAGGTAGATCCCATTTGGTTGGGCTACACTGGTTGTAAAGGTGGCGGATATGGTCTTCGATCAGGTAGATCCCATTTGGTTGGGCTACAACATGGTTGTAAAGGTGGCGGATATGGTCTTCGATCAGGTAGATCCCATTTGGTTGGGCTACACCCTGGTTGTAAAGGTGGCGGATATGGTCTTCAATCAGGTAGATCCCATTTGGTTGGGCTACAACATGGTTATAAAGGTGGCGGATATGGTCTTCGATCAGGTAGATCCCATTTGGTTGGGCTACATCCTGGTTGGAAAGGTGGCGGATATGGTCTTCAATCAGGTAGATCCCATTTGGTTGGGCTACAACATGGTTGTAAAGGTGGCGGATATGGTCTTCGATCAGGTAGATCCCATTTGGTTGGGCTACATCCCTGGTTGTAAAGGTGGCGGATATGGTCTTCAATCAGGTAGATCCCATTTGGTTGGGCTACACCATGGTTGTAAAGGTGGCGGATATGGTCTTCGATCAGGTAGATCCCATTTGGTTGGGCTACATCCTGGTTGTAAAGGTGGTGGATATGGTCTTCAATCAGGTAGATCCCATTTGGTTGGGCTACAACATGGTTGTAAAGGTGGCAGATATGGTCTTCGATCAGGTAGATCCCATTTGGTTGGGCTACATCCTGGTTGTAAAGGTGGCGGATATGGTCTTCAATCAGGTAGATCCCATTTGGTTGGGCTACAACATGGTTATAAAGGTGGCGGATATGGTCTTCGATCAGGTAGATCCCATTTGGTTGGGCTACATCCTGGTTGGAAAGGTGGTGGATATGGTCTTCAATCAGGTAGATCCCATTTGGTTGGGCTACAACATGGTTGTAAAGGTGGCGGATATGGTCTTCGATCAGGTAGATCCCATTTGGTTGGGCTACATCCTGGTTGTAAAGGTGGCGGATATGGTCTTCAATCAGGTAGATCCCATTTGGTTGGGCTACAACATGGTTATAAAGGTGGCGGATATGGTCTTCGATCAGGTAGATCCCATTTGGTTGGGCTACACCATGGTTGGAAAGGTGGCAGATATGGTCTTCAATCAGGTAGATCCCATTTGGTTGGGCTACAACATGGTTGTAAAGGTGGCGGATATGGTCTTCAATCAGGTAGATCCCATTTGGTTGGGCTACACCATGGTTGTAAAGGTGGCGGATATGGTCTTCGATCAGGTAGATCCCATTTGGTTGGGCTACACCATGGTTGTAAAGGTGGCGGATATGGTCTTCGATCAGGTAGATCCCATTTGGTTGGGCTACACCATGGTTGTAAAGGTGGCGGATATGGTCTTCAATCCTTTTTTCATTTACAGGTAGATCCctttgatttacatttacattgaagtcatttagcagacgctcttatccagagccacttacacattggtgcattcaactttgatgatgatgatgatgatgatttgttgtagtagtagtagtagtagtagtagtagtagtagtagtagtagtagtatagttgtagtagtagttgtagtagtaatagtagttgtagtagtggtagtggtagtagtagtatttgttgtagtagtggtagtagtagcagtagtagtagtagtagtagtcgttgttgtaatagtagtagtagtagtagtagtagtagtagtagtagttgtagtagtaatagtcgttgttgtagtaggagtagtagtagttgttgttgtagtagtaatagtagttgttgtagtggtagtatagtagtagtagatgtagtagtagtagtagtagtagtagtagtagtagtagaagaggtagtagtatgaaaaatgtatgcactcactaactgtaagtcgctctggataaaagcgtctgctaaatgactaaaatttaaatatagtagttgttgttgttgtatagttgtagttgttgtaatagtagttgtagtagtatagttgtagtagttgtagtagttgtTGTAATAGTAGTAGCTACATTGGTAATATTGAGTTTGCATTTATTATTACGCCCTTAATTTTGCATGCAATAATGTTTCTGTTCTTGACAATTCCACCTCTCACCACAGCGTGGCGCTGCAATCAAAGTACAGACCAAAAACAAACATCGTCCTTCCGTTTCATGCTCCCCCAGTTTCCGGAAGATCCCTGTACAATGATGGAGAAAATGGAATCCTGAGACCGTCCCCAACTATTCAAGCGAATTTGTGAGAATAAAACTACGAAAGTCCAAGATAACGAATAACGACACAAATACAAGACAGGTACTGTGAAAGGATGACAAATGTAGACGTTGTTAACTCGTATTCTAAAATATAAAGTGGGTTGTTAAATTGTGGTAACCTGTTAGCTAGCTGGCGGTCTACTAACGTTAGGAGGTAGCGCTTAGCAAGCTAGCTGTCGAACTTTGGCGTAACGGCTTCGGAAGGTGTTAGCTAGCTGACCAGCTTAatcacctagctagctaactggtgTTGATTATAAttcattagctaacgttagctagctgaccAGCTTAatcacctagctagctaactggtgTTGATTATAAttcattagctaacgttagctagctgaccAGCTTAatcacctagctagctaactggtgTTGAATATAAttcattagctaacgttagctagctgactagcttaatcacctagctagctaactggtgTTGATTATAAttcattagctaacgttagttagctaacaTAACGTGAAAAACATATATATTGAAAGGGACCTTGTTAGCTAAATAGCCAACGTTATTCGAACCTTACTGGCTTAGTTTCATGTTGGTGACAATATGTCAGTCTTCCTTATTCCGTTTACCATATAGGTAGTTAGCTAGCATTGTTTCGATGTATTCATTcatttactagctagctagccagttagccacAGTTACGCCAGTTATGAACAACAAAAACAACGTCAAATTGCTTCCATCTTGTATGCTAATACTTGTATAGAGGATAACTTAATCATATATATTTTTGGGTGTATGTGGATGTCTATATTTAGCGAAGATAAAAGGCATCAAAAGAGCTAACTAACTAATTCCACAAATGACTGCAATTTAAACGTTTCTCGTTAGCCAACGTTATATGGTCTGTTAGTTAGCCAAATGTTTATCCTGCGTTAACTAACTAGCAAAGTTTTGTCTTGTCAACTTGAAATGTTTGCCATGGTCACaacttgaaataaaaaaaaactagCAATGGTTTTGCAACGGTAAATGTTAGTTAACAGAGTTGTCTGCATCTTTTAGATGCCATTTTCAGCCAGATGCtaaggatgttagctagctagcatgctaattgTTAGCTCACCAGATGATTCCATTTTGTTTTTCTCGACTTTGGTCTGACTGGTTAGTTGCTGATTTTTAATCGAAACACGGCATTCCGTTTAGATAATGCTTTTAAAGGAGGTGGCATTGTTGCATCGGAGTAAAGGATTACCACCAAGCCAGGAATACTTTTCCTTGATATCTGAAACGTCCTCATTAACTGTAGTTTACTGAACGTAGTTAACCTGTTTTCTGCTATTTGTTGATGAATGTCATTTAGGGGTGACTAGCTCTGCTTTTTTTTGCCTTGTCAATAAcatcaaaatatgtttttattaatGTGCTGCATGTCATGAATCTGATCAGTCTCCTGTCTGTGGCCTTCCCCACCACTACCCGGGCAGTCTCCTGCCTGTGGCCTTCCCCACCACTACCCGGGCAGTCTCCTGCCTGTGGCCTTCCCCACCACTACCCGGGCAGTCTCCTGCCTGTGGCCTTCCCCACCACTACCCGGGCAGTCTCCTGCCTGTGGCCTTCCCCACCACTACCCGGGCAGTCTCCTGCCTGTGGCCTTCCCCACCACTACCCGGGCAGTCTCCTGCCTGTGGCCTTCCCCACCACTACCCGGGCAGTCTCCTGCCTGTGGCCTTCCCCCACCACTACCCGGGCAGTCTCCTGCCTGTGGCCTTCCCCACCACTACCCGGGCAGTCTCCTGCCTGTGGCCTTCCCCACCACTACCCGGGCAGTCTCCTGCCTGTGGCCTTCCCCACCACtacccgggcagtgtgtttgctCTGCTGACCCTTTGCTGTGTCAGTCAGCTCTGCATTTCTATTCTCTACCTGTTGTTGACCCGCTACAGCCCCTTCTCTCAGCCTGCTTCCTGTCCAGGTTTCTTCCTTCTAGGGACTTTTTCCTGACTAGTTCTTGCTTCTGCTTTGCTTGCTCATTGGGGTCTAGGCCGGGCTGCTGGAACAGCCATttttgacaactgctgatgtaaaaaatacattttgattgatTACATTTGATAGATTATCCATAGCAGCTGGATCGTGGTGACTCAGCGATAGACAGCGTTTATCTCCCGACTTCATTCTCTTCGACACCTGATGGAGGGCTCCGACAGTTCCGAGCCGGGCGCCAGTGACCAACCAGAGGCCCAGCGCAGGCGGCAGCGGGCCCGGCTAGACCGGGAGGAGGCCTTCTACCAGTTTGTCAACAACCTGAGTGAGGCGGACTACCGGCTAATGAGAGACAACAACCTGCTGGGTACCCCAGGTAACTGCCTCTCCTTTAATACACCTGTAGTAACACCTGTTCTaaacctataacacacctgtaACACTTCATTAGACAACAACCCCAGGTAACTGTAATGCATATCTCAGAGGGTTAACAGAGCAGTGTAGAGATGGATTTTCTATCTCATTTAAAAGTTAGATGTCTTCGCTTTCTTTTAAATGTAGGGCCTTATTTTTCTACTGCAGGTTTGTGGGTTGAATGACTTTTTCGGTCAGCTTTTTTGGATTGGCTATCTAAGGTCGTTGTCCCAGGTTTGAGTTTTTCTTATCATGTCACATCCAGGCCAGTGGATTGGGAGGTGGGCAGTAAGTTTGAAGCGTCTGATAGTGGAGCACCTTTCCTGGGGAGAGTGGTGAGAGGACAGGGCCTGTCCTGGTAAGTCTGGTGGTTCTCAGTACTGTCCTGTTCCTGTGTAAACAGGAGATATACTACAGCTTTATTGGCAAATGATAGGGTATTTACGGTACTAAATGAACCAGTGTCTGTATAGTGAGTTGTAGTTTCATCCCTCCTAGGTGAGATCACAGCGGAGGAGTTGTTGAGTACTAGGGTATTTACGGTACTAAATGAACCAGTGTCTGTATAGTGAGTTGTAGTTTCATCCCTCCTAGGTGAGATCACAGCGGAGGAGTTGTTGAGTACTAGGGTATTTACGGTACTAAATGAACCAGTGTCTGTATAGTGAGTTGTAGTTTCATCCCTCCTAGGTGAGATCACAGCAGAGGAGTTGTTGAGTACTAGGGTATTTACGGTACTAAATGAACCAGTGTCTGTATAGTGAGTTGTAGTTTCATCCCTCCTAGGTGAGATCACAGCGGAGGAGTTGTTGAGTCGGCTGCAGCAGATTAAGGATGGGCCAGAGCAGCCGCAGCCTAGCATCAACAGCACTGAGACTGGAGAAGGAGGTAAGGCACGGCTGTACTTTTCATTATGTCATTCAAGCAGAAATTCTAATTTGGCTACTTTTAAAgatggaatccttaatggtgaaattgcaacaacaacaaagtcACTGCAAACAACACTGTCCCCCCATTAGAATGTTGACATGTTCTGTCTTCCATTAGAACCGGCAGAAGGTCCAGAGGACCCGTCTAACGGCGACACCCTCTTAGATTGGCTGAACACCGTCAGGCGGACAGGCAACACCACCCGCAGTGGTCACCGAGGCAACCAGTCGTGGCGAGCGGTGAGCCGGACCAACCCAAACAGCGGAGACTTCCGGTTCAGTCTGGAGATCAACGTTAACCGTAACCTGGCCGAGCAGCAGGCCCGCGCCGAGGGGGAGAcattggagggggagggggaggctcAGGAGGAAGCCCCAGCAGGAGCACCTGGCAATGGGGTGGAGGCAGGTGTCGGAGTGGAGGTCCAGCCTGAGGCAGGGACGGAGGCAGGGACGGAGGCAGGGACGGAGGCAGGGACGGAGGCAGGGACGGAGGCAGGGACGGAGGCAGGGACGGAGGCAGGGACGGAGGCAGGGACGGAGGCAGGGACTGAGGTGCCCATGGAGACAGGAGAGGTGCTCATGGAGACAGGAGAGGTGCTGGAGGAACCAGTTGTGGAGGAGCTGGCTGTCATAGTGGAACCAGAAGCGGAGATGGAGCCAGAGGCTGAAGTAGAAGCAGAGATGGTACCAGAGTTAGTAGTAGAGGTGGTCCCACAGCCCCCCAGCCCTGCCGCCACCACCCCTCCTGTCTCCAGCCCTGCCACCACCACCCCTCCTGTCTCCAGCCCTGCCACCACCACCCCTCCTGTCTCCAGCCCTGCCACCACCACCCCTCCTGTCTCCAGCCCTGCCACCACCACCCCTCCTGTCTCCAGCCCTGCCACCACCACCCCTCCTGTCTCCAGCCCTGCCACCACCACCCCTCCTGTCTCCAGCCCTGCCACCACCACCCCTCCGGTCTCCAGACCAGCCAGTCCCGTGGTGCAGGCCATCCCGGCCCCAGCCACTCCCAGCCCCCCCCCTGAGGAGCCTCCGCGACGGGGTCAGAGACGAGCCCGCAGCCGTAGCCCCGAGCAGCGCCGGACCAGGGCTCGCACCACACGGAGCCGTTCCCCTCTCACCCTGGACCACCTGGACGGCCTCCCCCACCATGTACCCACCGTCGCCCCCTCACACAGCCCCGCCTCCCCGCCCCCTCAGGCCGCTGCAGAGGGAAGCTCACGGACTCGACAGCACGTTCCGTTCCGGCAGAGCACCGCAGACTATGAGGCCCAGTCAGCCGGAACAGGGTTTGACACAGGGTCTGGGACCACCCCAGAGCCCCCTACCGCCCCACCCCAGGAGGGAGCAGCAGGACCACGCCCCCCCACCATCATGCTGGACCTGCAGGTGCGTCGCGTGCGTCCAGGTGAGTACCGCCAGAGGGACAGCATTGCTAACAGAACCCGCTCACGCTCCCAGAACTCCAACAACACCTTCCTGTACGAGAGTGAGAGGGGGGGATTCCGCAGGACCTTCTCCCGGTCAGAGCGTGCAGGTGTGAGGACATACGTCAGCACCATCCGGATCCCCATCAGGAGGATCAGTGACGCAGGGCTGGGAGAGGCCACCTCTATGGCTCTACAGACCATGATACGACAGATCATGACCGGCTTCGGAGAGCTCAGCTACTTCATGGACTCAGACTCGGACTCCTCGGACTCAAACCGTGGCGCCGGTAACCCCACCGGCGCTGCCGACCTGGCCGAGGCGCTCAACACTCCCGAGGGGGGAGTAGCCGGCATGGCGGTGGGGGCGGAGCCTCCTGTCTCCGTGGGCGGGCCTAGTGTGGGAGGAGCCGGGGAGGcaaggacagaggagagggagggggaggagggggttggTCTAGGTCTGGCCCCAGGGATAGGTTTAGGGGTGGGGGGTAGAGCTCGGCCCCGCGCCCCCATCAGTCTGGAGGAACCAGGGTCACTGCCCTTCCTCCGCCTTGCTCACTTCTTCCTCCTGAATGATGAGGATGAGGAACAGCCCAGAGGACTCACCAAGGAGCAGATCGACAACCTCTCCACCAGGAACTTTGGGGAGAGTGATGCTCTGAAGACCTGCAGTGTGTGTATCACAGAGTATGCTGAGGGGAACAAGTTGAGGAAGTTACCCTGTTCCCATGAGTACCATGTTCACTGTATCGACCGCTGGCTGTCTGAGAACTCCACCTGTCCCATCTGCCGCAGGGCCGTGCTGGTGTCTGCTAACCGGGAGAGTGTGGTCTAACCggcagggtcagaggtcaggggtcaccgGGCCAGGCGGCCAACCACTGCTCCCGACGGACAGCTCCAGTGTATAACACCGTTTCAGTTCTGCAGGCCTTTCTCCTAGTCAGGCCATTTACATTGTTCCGGTTTTCTTTTTAAGCCATCAGTGAGTTTTTATCCAACTGACATGCCGGTGTTtggacagacagacggaaagtcagacagagagacggactgacaggaaggaaggaagtgtCCTTATAGACTCTGTAGGAAGAGACATGAGAAAGAGATGCCACTGTCCCCTGTTGGCCAACAGACCCCACTCTCCCTTACCTGTCTTACCCCAAAAGGGACTCCACTGTCCCCACCTGACCCTGCTCTCCACCTGAAAGACTAACTGCATTTATCAATACTCTGGAACGGCTCACAGACTGTCAGTGTGTCAAAGCTTGCTGAATTAGTTTTTAAGTTAAAAATGTAGAATGTTGTACAGTCTTTAATGGGGAGAACACAAGATGTGACGGACTTGGATTCAGTTTGGAATTCTTAGCTATCAGTTTATTTGGAATCGTATTGCATCATATTCAGGACATCGGACCAATAGTACTGATTATTGATTATGAATTGTGTTGAAGCGTCGTTGAGATGGGATGTGGGCATTTAGTCTAACTCCAGCCCATCACATGCCCTCTGACAGTGTTTCATCATGACCTGGCCtttatccacaaagcatctcccAGTAGGACTGCTCATCTAGGATCAGGCCATATAATCTGATTCATTATGAccaactgatcctaaatcagcttTGTGGATCCGGGCCCTGAATGATAATCAAGCTCCTAGTGAATCTAACCCTGTGATGTCACCATGACAACCTGTTGGTTCTGCTGCAATATCACCAGGAAGTGAACAGACGGCTGCATTATGGCTCCGTCCCAAACGCCACCCTCTACATATACCCTCTAGGACTCTGATCTGAAGTAGTGCTCGATA comes from the Coregonus clupeaformis isolate EN_2021a unplaced genomic scaffold, ASM2061545v1 scaf0015, whole genome shotgun sequence genome and includes:
- the LOC121558034 gene encoding E3 ubiquitin-protein ligase RLIM, whose protein sequence is MEGSDSSEPGASDQPEAQRRRQRARLDREEAFYQFVNNLSEADYRLMRDNNLLGTPGEITAEELLSRLQQIKDGPEQPQPSINSTETGEGEPAEGPEDPSNGDTLLDWLNTVRRTGNTTRSGHRGNQSWRAVSRTNPNSGDFRFSLEINVNRNLAEQQARAEGETLEGEGEAQEEAPAGAPGNGVEAGVGVEVQPEAGTEAGTEAGTEAGTEAGTEAGTEAGTEAGTEAGTEAGTEVPMETGEVLMETGEVLEEPVVEELAVIVEPEAEMEPEAEVEAEMVPELVVEVVPQPPSPAATTPPVSSPATTTPPVSSPATTTPPVSSPATTTPPVSSPATTTPPVSSPATTTPPVSSPATTTPPVSSPATTTPPVSRPASPVVQAIPAPATPSPPPEEPPRRGQRRARSRSPEQRRTRARTTRSRSPLTLDHLDGLPHHVPTVAPSHSPASPPPQAAAEGSSRTRQHVPFRQSTADYEAQSAGTGFDTGSGTTPEPPTAPPQEGAAGPRPPTIMLDLQVRRVRPGEYRQRDSIANRTRSRSQNSNNTFLYESERGGFRRTFSRSERAGVRTYVSTIRIPIRRISDAGLGEATSMALQTMIRQIMTGFGELSYFMDSDSDSSDSNRGAGNPTGAADLAEALNTPEGGVAGMAVGAEPPVSVGGPSVGGAGEARTEEREGEEGVGLGLAPGIGLGVGGRARPRAPISLEEPGSLPFLRLAHFFLLNDEDEEQPRGLTKEQIDNLSTRNFGESDALKTCSVCITEYAEGNKLRKLPCSHEYHVHCIDRWLSENSTCPICRRAVLVSANRESVV